The region CATTGGATCCGTGACGCGGAGAACGGGTCCGGACGCAAACTGGACTACACATACACACGGTCAGAGGCCACCGATTACGGTTTAGCGACGGTTCGAGTCCGTTGATCGGCATTACGGCGGCCAGAGCGACGAGGTGCCTCCCGTACCCATCCCGAACACGGAAGATAAGCTCGTCTGCGTATCGGCACGTACTGGAGTGCGCGAGCCTCTGGGATCCCCGATTCGCCGCCTTCACTCATACTTCAAAGCCGACTCCTTCACGGGGGTCGGCTTTTTTCATGTATTGCAGAGCAACGGTGCTGTTGCTCTGTGAAATTACTCTCGAGAGTGGATACACAGTTCGTTCGCGAATCAAATACACACGGAGAAACGATGGCTGATTCGACTACCGATTCGGTAGTCACTCTTGAATGTTAAAGAGTGTCACCCGGAACACTAACGTCCAGCCTCATCCCGTGGCGGCATGCCGCGTCAGCTGGCTAACCCTCGTGCCGGGCGGAGGAGTAACAATTCTCCTCAGCGGGTGGGCACTGCCCACCGAGTGTATCGCGTGCCCGGGTTCGCCGTACTGTCATCGCACCCGAATGGGTAGACTCGGACGGGGACTAAAGGCACGCAGTTGTACTAACGTCTTCCACCGTTTAACCCTTGCTGCGCGCGTCGAACGGACGCGGTAGTGCGTTATTCTTCGCGCTCGTCGGGATCGTTGTATGTTTGCGGTGCCGGCTCTGGAGCAACGACTTCGCCATCACCCGGCTGTTCTGGAACGTACGAGAGCTGACCGTTGCTATCTGGCGAGTCGCCTTCCGTCCAGGGAAGTCCAGGGTCAGGCTGTGGCTCGCGGCGGGTGGAGATGAACGTGTAGTTGTAGCCCTGATTCCTCCTGTGGGAAACTCGCTGGTACGGGAACTGGGTCGTCGAGGGTCTCGAGTGCTTCGAGCCATTGATTTTGGTGCATTGTATCACGGGCGATGAGGTAGGAGAGCATCTCCTCCATGCCAGGATCGTCGGTGAGTTCGTACAGTCGTGTCGCGAGCAGTCGGCCAGTCGATTCAGCCATAACGTTCGCGTAGAGGTCGGCTGCGAGGTTTCCGGAGGCGACGATGGTTCCGGCGTCGAACGGGACGCCGTTGCTGTCGATCGGCATGGCCGACTGCCCGGCGGATAGCAGGTGACGTGGTGTCTGATCGGTCATCGATGCGGCCATGGCAGCGTGTTCTCTGGCTTCGTATGCCTCTTCGAGGAGGTCGTCGGGTGCACCCCGAAGGTGTTCTGTGACGGCGCTCGCGAGCATTTCGATGTGGCCGAGTTCTTCAGTTGCGGTCTCGAGCAAGAGGTTTCTGAACTGTTCGTGTTCCGGCGGGAGCGCCCAAGCTTGGAACATGTATTGCATTGCGACGCGAATCTCTCCTTCGGCACCGCCGATGGCCTGTTGGAGGAGTTTTGCGAAGTGCGGATCCGGTTCGTCGACGGTGACTTCGAATTGCAGTTCTGGTTCGTGAAAGAACACTCGTCGGATCGGGCTGTATCCCGTGTGAATTAGTCTCGGCGAGGTGATTCAGAACACGTCGAAAAAGCGTGTGTTCGTCGTTTCGGTTTGGTTAGTAAACGTAGTCGTCTTCCTGGAGCTGCACGTAGTTGCCGTTACGGTACTCGAACTTTTTCTTCTTGTAGAGGAGGAGTATCTTCGAGGCGCTCACACCAGCGGAGTAGCGGTTGCTGATGAGCGCGTTCGACCCATTGCCGCCTTGCATTTTGGTGACGGTGTCGAATGCCCAGTCCCAGTCGTCGGGGCCGTAATCTTTGACGATGTCGGCGAACGCGACGTTTCGAAGGATTTCGTCGCCGATTGCGCGCTTCCAGATCTCGTTATAGTGTTCGAGTGAGTCGGTCGCGGCGAGTCGGCCGGCGATTTTTCCCGTTCGGACGGCCACGTGGTATCCACCTTCGTGGAACGCGGAGGTCGTTCCCATTGCGCCACCAGCGACGGCGATGTTCGCGCCGACGGGAGACTCGATCGGGCGGGTCGAAGAGATGGGATAGGTTTCGGTCCCCTTCGATTTTCCGCGGTCTTCGACGATCGGAATGTCTTCCTCGATGTCGTACTCGTCACCGTACTCGAGTTCGAGCAGGCGTTCGATGTACTCAGAGCCGGTGGGGAGTTGGTCGTCGGTTGGCTCGAGGAGTTTGTATGAGCCAGGATTCTCGACGTCCTCGAGTGTCATGCCGATGGGCATCGTGAGCCCGACGCGTGCGACCGTGCCGTCGTTGGGGAATACCCACGGATAGGCGGTTTCGCCGGGCATGTACCCCCACCAGAATTTGAGGGTGTCTTCGAACTCCGCGAAGAGTTCGTCGGGGAACTCTCGGTACTCCTGGTAAGCGATATGATTCGCTTTGGGAGGTGAGAGTTGCTCGGCAATGGAGCGTCCCGGCGTCGTAAACTGATCGAGGGCATCGAGCGTGATCCGACGCTGGGGACCGTCGGCGAGAACGACGTACTGAGCGTCGAGTTGCTCGCCACTCGAGAGAGTGAGCGTGTGCGTCGGCCCCTCTGAACTCGAGGCGTGGAGGTCGGTTTCGAGGTCTTTGACGCTCGTTCCAACCCGGAGGTCGGCACCGGCGTCCTCGGCACGTTCGTAGAGCCAGTCGTCCATCCGTGCACGGTGGAAGGTGTATCCGAATTTCGAGTAACTGGCGTCGATCCCAGTCGTCGTCATCTCGACTGAACTGTTTGGACCGACGAATTCGGTCGACTCGAGTTCCCGATGAACGATGTGGTCTGGGATCTCTTCGTACTCGAAATCCATGATGTCGATCCAGTAGTCGAGCATTCCGGCGGCGTCGGTCGAGTCGGGACCGAGTTCGTCGCGGTCTTCCCGCGGGACGCCTTGCTCGAAGAGGACCGTCTCGGCGCCGTGGGCAGCGGCCCGTTCGGCCGCGGATGCGCCCGCGGGGCCGCCACCGACGATCGCGACGTCAACGCGTTCCATACTCCATTGGGACTCAGTCGCCCGTATTAAACTGCGTGAATTTCGTATCAGAGACCAAGGCCACTCGAGATTTCTGGTCGAGGGGGAGGAAACTCGAGTACGGAGAGGGAGCTCTGGGAGACGAACGTTTTTGATTCGGCCGACCGAGGCACCGAGTATGAGCGAGTCTGACACGGCTGAACTCCTCGTCCTCCGTCGGGGCGCACACGGAATGCCGATCGAATCGTACGCGGATGCGCTCCGCACGCGGCTTCCGGAGTGGGATGTAACCCTTGCCCGGACGCCCACCGCAGAACGTGACTTGATCGAGGATGCTCGATTCGTCACCGGAATGACGCTCGACGAGGAGTTGCTCGAGCACGCACGTTCGATCGAGGTGTTCGGGTGTGCGTACGCGGGGACTGGCCATCTTCCGCTCACGGAACTCGAAGAGCGGGACGTGACAGTTACGAACGCGTCGGGTGTACACGGGCCGAACATCGGCGAGCACGTCCTCGGTGCGATCCTTCGATTTACGCGTCGCTTCCACGTCGGGGCTCGTCGACAGGAGCGGCGGGAGTGGCGTCACTACAAGACCCACGAATTGCAGGGCTCGACGGTGACAATCGTCGGATTGGGTGCGATCGGACGGGCCGTGTGCGAGCGTCTCGAGGCGTTTGGCGTCGAAACTGTTGGGGTACGCTACTCGCCGGAGAAGGGCGGGCCGACGGACGAAGTAATTGGATTCGACGACGAGGAGTTCGAGGATGCACTGGCACGAACCGAGTACCTCGTTCTCGCGTGTCCGCTCACGGAGACGACTCGCGGGCTTATCGATCGAGAAGCCCTCGTGACGATCGATCCGAACGCGATTCTCGTCAACGTCGCGCGAGGGCCGGTCGTCGAAACGGACGCGCTGCTCCGGGCCCTTCGATCTGGATGGATACGCGGGGCAGCACTCGACGTTACCGATCCCGAACCGCTGCCAGAAGCCCATCCGCTGTGGACGTTCGAGAACGTCCAGATCACGCCACACAACGCGGGCCACACGCCGAAGTACTATGACCGACTCGCAGACATCGTCGCGGAGAACGCCAGTCGGTTCCGAGCC is a window of Natronorubrum sediminis DNA encoding:
- a CDS encoding NAD(P)/FAD-dependent oxidoreductase, yielding MERVDVAIVGGGPAGASAAERAAAHGAETVLFEQGVPREDRDELGPDSTDAAGMLDYWIDIMDFEYEEIPDHIVHRELESTEFVGPNSSVEMTTTGIDASYSKFGYTFHRARMDDWLYERAEDAGADLRVGTSVKDLETDLHASSSEGPTHTLTLSSGEQLDAQYVVLADGPQRRITLDALDQFTTPGRSIAEQLSPPKANHIAYQEYREFPDELFAEFEDTLKFWWGYMPGETAYPWVFPNDGTVARVGLTMPIGMTLEDVENPGSYKLLEPTDDQLPTGSEYIERLLELEYGDEYDIEEDIPIVEDRGKSKGTETYPISSTRPIESPVGANIAVAGGAMGTTSAFHEGGYHVAVRTGKIAGRLAATDSLEHYNEIWKRAIGDEILRNVAFADIVKDYGPDDWDWAFDTVTKMQGGNGSNALISNRYSAGVSASKILLLYKKKKFEYRNGNYVQLQEDDYVY
- a CDS encoding D-2-hydroxyacid dehydrogenase, translating into MSESDTAELLVLRRGAHGMPIESYADALRTRLPEWDVTLARTPTAERDLIEDARFVTGMTLDEELLEHARSIEVFGCAYAGTGHLPLTELEERDVTVTNASGVHGPNIGEHVLGAILRFTRRFHVGARRQERREWRHYKTHELQGSTVTIVGLGAIGRAVCERLEAFGVETVGVRYSPEKGGPTDEVIGFDDEEFEDALARTEYLVLACPLTETTRGLIDREALVTIDPNAILVNVARGPVVETDALLRALRSGWIRGAALDVTDPEPLPEAHPLWTFENVQITPHNAGHTPKYYDRLADIVAENASRFRADPNADLENQIDL